In Sphaeramia orbicularis chromosome 14, fSphaOr1.1, whole genome shotgun sequence, the following are encoded in one genomic region:
- the slc6a7 gene encoding sodium-dependent proline transporter: MQDPSGKAAPGSPAAQNSVHLNGHTVTQNGHNPTSTTVPTSDLESRPPSPMPVTDPTIPREQWGGKYEFLLSCIGYCVGLGNVWRFPYLCYRNGGGVFLIPYFIMLFVTGVPLFLMELSLGQYGAAGPITVWKCCPLLKGIGIGMICVSTLVCLYYNVIIAWTFYYLGSSFQSPLPWSCDAIANAPLCGNANASNITGVKTLSPTEMFWNERVLGVVHSEGLHDPGPVRWQLALCLLAAWIIIFLCMLKGIRSSGKVVYVTATFPYFVLVVLIIRGATLEGSMQGVAFYLTPDWGRLANAQVWNDAASQIFYSLGIGVGGLLSMASYNKFDNNVIRDTLVITTGNCGTSFFAGFAIFSILGHMAWRKGVPVGQVADTGPGLAFVAYPEALALLPGSVFWSILFFLMLFMLGVDTLFGNMEGITTAVLDEFPHLRRNAVHKSLFLGALCFGFYLMGLLLVTNGGIYWFTLIDSFSTSFGLIIITLFMCIGISFFYGINQFCQDIIDMICHCPPWCSKVLLYFKACWVFFTPFLLLFILTYIFIEMYNTSLHYGSYVYPRWGKALGVCMGATCCLQILIWAIVAISKETGTLKDRFQKAIRPLNSWRVNNLNSTGRVEERVEPERVEAPFTVTLTDMDFTAMTWEIGSQA; the protein is encoded by the exons aattcaGTACATTTAAATGGACACACTGTCACTCAAAATGGCCACAACCCGACATCTACAACTGTGCCGACATCAGACCTGGAGTCCCGACCCCCGAGTCCAATGCCCGTCACTGACCCCACCATCCCGAGGGAGCAGTGGGGCGGGAAATACGAGTTCCTGTTGTCCTGTATCGGATACTGTGTGGGACTTGGGAATGTTTGGCGATTTCCATACCTTTGTTATCGCAATGGGGGAG GTGTGTTTCTCATCCCCTACTTCATTATGCTCTTTGTTACGGGCGTCCCACTGTTCCTCATGGAACTGAGTTTAGGCCAGTATGGAGCGGCTGGTCCCATCACTGTATGGAAATGCTGCCCTCTGCTCAAAG GCATTGGTATTGGGATGATCTGCGTGTCCACGTTGGTCTGTCTCTACTACAACGTCATTATTGCGTGGACATTTTATTACCTGGGCAGCTCCTTTCAGAGCCCTCTGCCCTGGTCATGTGACGCTATCGCCAATGCTCCTCTCTGTGGTAACGCCAATGCTAGtaatatcacaggtgtcaaaaccCTCAGCCCCACAGAAATGTTCTGGAA TGAACGTGTGCTGGGCGTCGTCCACAGCGAGGGGCTTCATGACCCGGGGCCTGTGCGGTGGCAGCTGGCTCTGTGCCTGCTCGCTGCCTGGATCATCATCTTCCTGTGTATGCTCAAGGGCATCCGCAGCTCCGGAAAG GTCGTTTATGTAACGGCTACCTTCCCATACTTTGTACTCGTTGTGTTGATCATCAGAGGGGCTACATTGGAGGGTTCTATGCAGGGCGTCGCTTTCTACCTCACTCCAGACTGGGGCCGACTGGCCAATGCACAG GTATGGAACGATGCAGCCTCACAGATCTTCTACTCACTAGGTATAGGAGTTGGCGGGCTGCTTTCTATGGCCTCTTATAATAAGTTTGACAACAACGTCATCAG AGATACACTGGTTATCACCACAGGGAACTGTGGCACCAGCTTCTTTGCAGGATTTGCTATTTTCTCCATCCTGGGTCACATGGCATGGAGGAAGGGTGTGCCTGTCGGACAGGTGGCAGACACAG GTCCTGGCTTAGCCTTTGTTGCTTACCCAGAGGCCCTTGCTCTGCTGCCGGGCTCAGTTTTCTGGTCCATTTTGTTCTTCCTCATGCTCTTTATGTTGGGAGTCGACACACTG TTTGGAAACATGGAGGGCATCACTACAGCCGTACTCGATGAGTTTCCACACCTCAGGAGAAACGCGGTGCACAAGTCGTTGTTCCTGGGTGCTCTGTGTTTTGGCTTCTACCTGATGGGTCTCCTGTTAGTGACTAAT GGAGGGATTTACTGGTTCACTCTCATTGACTCCTTCAGCACTAGTTTTGgcctcatcatcatcaccctCTTCATGTGTATTGGCATCTCCTTCTTTTATG gAATTAACCAGTTCTGTCAGGACATCATTGATATGATCTGTCACTGTCCTCCCTGGTGCAGTAAAGTGTTGCTTTACTTCAAAGCATGCTGGGTTTTCTTCACTCCCTTTCTTCTGTTG TTCATCCTGACCTACATCTTCATTGAAATGTACAACACATCACTGCACTATGGATCCTACGTGTACCCGCGTTGGGGTAAAGCGCTGGGTGTGTGCATGGGAGCGACCTGCTGTCTGCAGATCCTCATTTGGGCCATTGTGGCCATCAGCAAGGAAACTGGAACGCTGAAAGAC CGTTTCCAGAAAGCAATCCGACCTCTGAATTCCTGGAGGGTAAATAACTTGAACAGCACCGGGAGAGTGGAGGAGAGGGTGGAGCCTGAGAGAGTGGAGGCTCCGTTTACCGTCACTCTCACAGATATGGACTTTACTGCCATGACATGGGAGATTGGAAGCCAAGCATGA
- the LOC115433324 gene encoding lysophosphatidic acid receptor 6-like — MSNTSLLISNMSALSATQNLTRCERNDDFKYPLYSAVFSLVFVVGLIFNMVAVYIFACTLKVRNETTTYMINLVVSDSLFVLSLPFRIVYFVKKDWIFGSVLCKISVALFYTNMYGSILFLTCISIDRFLAIVHPFRSQTIRTRRNAKLACCAVWVMVLSGGIATGFNLDTTSPKNANASSNYCFENYSKSQWKKELSKVVMFIETVGFILPLLLNVFCSVMVLRTLRNPQTISRGGNLNKAKILRMIIVHILIFCFCFIPYNVNLMFYAMVRSKVLPGCIAEDVVRTIYPIALCIAVTNCCFDPVIYYFTSETIQSSIKRKSTVWYNGTRRFDRLQMDSPQSSPSTAPKNLRALRSTVFNDESTV; from the coding sequence ATGTCTAATACCTCTCTACTGATTTCTAACATGAGTGCACTGAGTGCTACTCAAAATCTTACACGATGTGAAAGGAATGATGACTTCAAGTACCCTCTCTACAGCGCTGTTTTCAGTCTCGTGTTTGTAGTTGGGCTTATCTTCAACATGGTGGCTGTTTACATTTTTGCTTGTACGCTAAAGGTGCGAAATGAAACCACGACATACATGATCAACCTCGTTGTTTCGGACTCTCTGTTTGTGCTCAGCCTGCCTTTTCGGATAGTCTACTTTGTTAAAAAAGACTGGATATTTGGCAGCGTTCTCTGCAAGATATCTGTGGCCTTGTTCTACACCAACATGTATGGCAGCATCCTCTTCCTCACCTGCATCAGCATTGACCGTTTTCTGGCCATTGTGCACCCTTTCCGGTCCCAAACAATTCGTACCAGGAGGAATGCCAAACTGGCCTGCTGTGCAGTGTGGGTGATGGTACTTTCTGGAGGTATAGCCACAGGGTTCAATTTGGACACCACTTCACCCAAGAACGCCAACGCTTCCTCAAACTACTGCTTTGAAAACTACTCCAAAAGCCAGTGGAAGAAGGAGCTATCAAAGGTGGTGATGTTTATTGAGACTGTTGGCTTTATTCTCCCGTTATTGCTCAATGTCTTCTGCTCAGTCATGGTACTACGGACCCTGAGGAATCCCCAAACCATTAGCCGAGGAGGGAACCTCAACAAGGCCAAAATCCTGAGGATGATCATTGTCCATATTCTCAtcttctgcttctgttttattcCCTACAACGTCAATCTCATGTTCTATGCTATGGTTCGCTCTAAGGTGTTGCCGGGATGCATTGCAGAAGATGTGGTCAGAACCATCTATCCCATTGCTCTGTGCATAGCGGTGACAAACTGCTGCTTTGACCCAGTTATTTACTACTTCACTTCAGAGACCATTCAGAGTTCCATCAAACGCAAGTCCACAGTGTGGTACAACGGAACCAGGCGATTTGACAGACTGCAGATGGACAGCCCACAGAGCAGCCCAAGTACAGCTCCTAAAAACCTGCGAGCCCTGAGATCAACAGTGTTCAACGACGAGTCCACAGTCTAG